A portion of the Thunnus maccoyii chromosome 20, fThuMac1.1, whole genome shotgun sequence genome contains these proteins:
- the LOC121887018 gene encoding pyroglutamylated RF-amide peptide receptor, with protein MSDGGSATSRCTSGLKKKRRFQLYFFFFLSASNLGSGLKTRVRMAAASTDSAQGSTKITPEVLQEMLQYYNLSRQEFINTYNIQPLVYIPELPYSAKTTFVIMYLVIFVLALAGNSLVIYIVLKKRAIQTATDIFICSLAVSDLLITFFCIPFTLLQNISSEWFGGVLVCKTVPFVQTTAIVTGILTMTCIAIERYQGIVFPLKMRRQYSSKRAYKMLGLVWIASVIVGSPMLFVQQLEVKYDFLYDHYHVCCQESWHSLTHRQAYTTFIMVALFLLPLAAMLFLYTRIGIELWIRKRVGDSSVLNTMNHREINKISRKKKRAVKMMITIVLLFTICWAPFHTVHMLFEYYDLEKKYDGVTLNMIIAIVQAIGFFNSFNNPIVYAFMNENFKKSCISTLSHCIRKPNQQSGAVVAPKLSVQFIKPQSREAFLESDEGNSSKQHSAERGPSSSSHGESSLEIMGEKISTIQTELPANSSSQVK; from the exons ATGAGTGACGGAGGCAGCGCAACATCCAGATGCACTAGTGGCttaaagaagaagagaaggttccagctctatttttttttctttctgtctgcaaGCAACTTGGGCTCAGGATTGAAGACGCGTGTCAGGATGGCGGCAGCCTCGACAGACTCGGCGCAGGGGTCCACCAAAATAACTCCTGAAGTGCTGCAGGAGATGCTCCAGTACTACAACCTGAGCCGCCAGGAGTTCATCAACACTTACAACATCCAGCCGCTCGTCTACATCCCCGAGTTACCGTACAGTGCAAAGACCACCTTCGTGATCATGTACTTGGTTATTTTCGTCCTGGCTCTTGCTGGAAATAGTTTGGTGATCTACATAGTTTTGAAGAAACGGGCGATACAGACGGCAACAGATATTTTTATTTGCTCTCTGGCGGTCAGCGACCTGCTCATCACTTTCTTCTGCATCCCTTTTACTTTGCTGCAGAATATCTCGTCTGAATGGTTCGGAG gtGTTCTGGTTTGCAAGACAGTTCCATTTGTACAGACCACAGCCATAGTGACAGGCATCCTCACAATGACCTGCATCGCCATTGAGAGATACCAGGGCATTGTCTTCCCACTGAAAATGAGGAGGCAGTACTCATCGAAAAGAGCATACAAGATGCttg GGCTTGTATGGATTGCTTCTGTGATAGTGGGTTCACCAATGCTATTTGTGCAACAGCTAGAG GTGAAGTACGACTTCTTATATGATCACTATCACGTGTGCTGTCAGGAGAGTTGGCACTCTCTGACTCACAGGCAGGCATACACCACCTTCATCATGGTGGCTCTTTTCCTGCTCCCTTTGGCAGCCATGCTGTTCCTCTACACTCGTATTGGCATTGAGTTGTGGATCCGCAAGAGGGTGGGCGACTCCTCAGTCCTCAACACCATGAACCACAGGGAAATCAATAAGATCTCAAG gaaaaagaagagagctGTTAAAATGATGATCACCATTGTTCTGCTGTTCACCATTTGCTGGGCACCATTTCACACAGTCCACATGCTCTTTGAATATT ATGACCTGGAGAAGAAATACGACGGGGTGACACTTAACATGATCATCGCCATTGTTCAGGCCATCGGGTTCTTCAACAGCTTCAACAATCCTATCGTGTATGCCTTCATGAATGAGAACTTCAAGAAAAGCTGCATCTCCACCCTGTCCCACTGCATCAGAAAACCTAACCAGCAGAGCGGTGCCGTGGTGGCACCCAAACTGAGCGTACAGTTCATTAAACCCCAAAGCAGAGAAGCCTTCCTGGAATCAGATGAAGGCAACAGCTCGAAGCAGCACTCAGCGGAGAGAGGCCCTTCAAGTTCATCGCATGGAGAGAGCTCCCTGGAAATAATGGGTGAAAAAATCTCCACCATCCAAACAGAGCTCCCTGCAAACAGCTCCTCTCAAGTCAAATGA